TAAACAATTAGTATTATCTATTGTGCATTCATTATTTGATTCTGTCAATTATGCTCAAAAACCacctaaaatattttccacaacTAATGAAAGAATGCAGGCattatcatatcatttttatcatgtaagaaagttttttaaagtCATTTTCATCtgtaaaagtatttaaactataaaaattaattttacagcgTACTTCtggaaaaagattatatttttataaagaaataatacaatttgaaaCTGATGGTGAATGGATAGAGAATATTCAAAGACATTATACATGGAGTAATAAAAACTCATTTAAGAAAACATCTTCTATTTATCTTATGATTAGATTAAGTGGACAACCAGATTATTTAACTATTGAtactaaaaatttagaatctaaAGATTGGTTATTTGCATGTACAGCATCTAATATACAAGGACAATCAAGAATttggtaatattaaattattgcttttaattaaaaattataaatttattaaaatattattataaaaaaaatattctatatttaatttagcaATTGGGGTTGGAACTTGACAAATAGAACAAGAATTTTATCAGATCCTTTACATCGTATAAGAAAAACTgttgatttaaatttgcaagAGATAAAATATCCTGGTGTAACACATATTGTAATAAGAATTACACcagataatttagaaaaatatgttaCAATAAATGtagatttatattcttatgatacaagatttatatttattaagaataatctatctttattgaaaaatttatttattttacctcaaataaaaaaatctcatcCTGGacatattagatattatgCTAGTTTTGATAACTTTGTAGATGTTATTGCTGTTGAACTTAAAGCATCTGGATGTATGGATCCAAAACATGCAATTGTTGAATTAATAGAACCATGGAGTATTGGAGTTacacaaattcaattttttacagTTATGTGAGTATaactgtaaatttttttttttaaattattaaaattttttaatattttagagataATGGaccaaaaataatgaaaattcaaactaaaaataagaattctaatatttctccaaatttaagaataactCTAGATCCTGCATGttcatatgtaattaatattcaaaaaggtGGAATTGTAGATCAAATATCTTGTATTGTAAGAGATCGTTGGTATTTATTGTATACAACAATTATTAGTttacttttgttatttttgtcTACAAGAATCAATCATGGCCATAATCAAactccaataataataattacgatattTCTGTCATTTTGTTACAATTTAATGTTTGAATGTTTAATTGCTTTGGCAATTATTTGTGTATTTACTATTGGACTTTGCTGTTGCATTATATTCTTTGGCTCAGTAGCTCATAATATTGCTGTgaggtaaaaaattataattatcttaatacatatgtttatattataaaaaattttttatgttattcaatttatcaatttttttttaggtttctAGCACGTGTAATAACTTTTTCAACAACATGGTCAGATTGGCTGCTTGGAGGATTAAATCAATTACCATTTATTACTACAATTCttgttttatctttaattccaGCAACATGTGGAGCTTTAGCTAtgttaatttccatttttctttattttttaaatttgacgaAAATGTATGAAGATTATTTAGAAGAACTTTTAATGGCTTCATTGCAACATTTTAATTGGATAAGACAATTTAGaagtacaaaaaataattctgaagatacaagacaaaaaatattcaatcatcttattttttttatactttggtGTTTTACTGCTATTCCAGCTGTACCATCTGTACTTGTTTGGGCAAAAAATTTCAggtttgtaaattatttttaaaaaaatataaaatatgggtattcagtattaaaattattactgtaaatttgttttagtTACAATATGAAACTTTCTTCGGAAGATTCTTTATTACTTCAAAGCTGGATAATTTTAGTAACATGTGGTACAATGGGATGGGTGCAGCTTCCttctaataatcataaaactcGATCTCAAATATTATCCa
The window above is part of the Apis mellifera strain DH4 linkage group LG11, Amel_HAv3.1, whole genome shotgun sequence genome. Proteins encoded here:
- the LOC724361 gene encoding GPI inositol-deacylase isoform X1 is translated as MLQTKSILFYIIFFLFLMLILLFYILGVVRYITDFEENTCDMTYMFEYPQYVRISLNNEIEERYPRYGLYAYGEGFVIEKLRRMYFSGIPVLFIPGNLGSHEQVRSLASVSLRKSLKDRTPFHFDYFTVSIGKDYSALYGGVLIEETMYVSYCIQKILSLYKSKIDNIVLIGHSMGGIIAKGSVLMTPNINASVASIIITLATPHTPTLALDYTFVNYYKNLEKRLNDIKDAGINVISIGGGPRDTLITSTQILDPTADINVISNAIPDVWKSVDHLSILWCKQLVLSIVHSLFDSVNYAQKPPKIFSTTNERMQALSYHFYHRTSGKRLYFYKEIIQFETDGEWIENIQRHYTWSNKNSFKKTSSIYLMIRLSGQPDYLTIDTKNLESKDWLFACTASNIQGQSRICNWGWNLTNRTRILSDPLHRIRKTVDLNLQEIKYPGVTHIVIRITPDNLEKYVTINVDLYSYDTRFIFIKNNLSLLKNLFILPQIKKSHPGHIRYYASFDNFVDVIAVELKASGCMDPKHAIVELIEPWSIGVTQIQFFTVIDNGPKIMKIQTKNKNSNISPNLRITLDPACSYVINIQKGGIVDQISCIVRDRWYLLYTTIISLLLLFLSTRINHGHNQTPIIIITIFLSFCYNLMFECLIALAIICVFTIGLCCCIIFFGSVAHNIAVRFLARVITFSTTWSDWLLGGLNQLPFITTILVLSLIPATCGALAMLISIFLYFLNLTKMYEDYLEELLMASLQHFNWIRQFRSTKNNSEDTRQKIFNHLIFFILWCFTAIPAVPSVLVWAKNFSYNMKLSSEDSLLLQSWIILVTCGTMGWVQLPSNNHKTRSQILSSILCFLGWVVLLMGAAPHPPFYQYCIPPIVAGTISIIALNFIFS
- the LOC724361 gene encoding GPI inositol-deacylase isoform X2; translation: MLQTKSILFYIIFFLFLMLILLFYILGVVRYITDFEENTCDMTYMFEYPQYVRISLNNEIEERYPRYGLYAYGEGFVIEKLRRMYFSGIPVLFIPGNLGSHEQVRSLASVSLRKSLKDRTPFHFDYFTVSIGKDYSALYGGVLIEETMYVSYCIQKILSLYKSKIDNIVLIGHSMGGIIAKGSVLMTPNINASVAKKRLNDIKDAGINVISIGGGPRDTLITSTQILDPTADINVISNAIPDVWKSVDHLSILWCKQLVLSIVHSLFDSVNYAQKPPKIFSTTNERMQALSYHFYHRTSGKRLYFYKEIIQFETDGEWIENIQRHYTWSNKNSFKKTSSIYLMIRLSGQPDYLTIDTKNLESKDWLFACTASNIQGQSRICNWGWNLTNRTRILSDPLHRIRKTVDLNLQEIKYPGVTHIVIRITPDNLEKYVTINVDLYSYDTRFIFIKNNLSLLKNLFILPQIKKSHPGHIRYYASFDNFVDVIAVELKASGCMDPKHAIVELIEPWSIGVTQIQFFTVIDNGPKIMKIQTKNKNSNISPNLRITLDPACSYVINIQKGGIVDQISCIVRDRWYLLYTTIISLLLLFLSTRINHGHNQTPIIIITIFLSFCYNLMFECLIALAIICVFTIGLCCCIIFFGSVAHNIAVRFLARVITFSTTWSDWLLGGLNQLPFITTILVLSLIPATCGALAMLISIFLYFLNLTKMYEDYLEELLMASLQHFNWIRQFRSTKNNSEDTRQKIFNHLIFFILWCFTAIPAVPSVLVWAKNFSYNMKLSSEDSLLLQSWIILVTCGTMGWVQLPSNNHKTRSQILSSILCFLGWVVLLMGAAPHPPFYQYCIPPIVAGTISIIALNFIFS